Below is a genomic region from Spartinivicinus marinus.
TTAACGTTAGGTATAAGTGTTGTTGCAATGTCAGGTGCATTATGGGTTTTGTTGGCATTAAAATCTGAACAAAATGACATCATTATCACAAGCGTAAGTGGTTATATATTTTTAACGCTAGCGGCATTGGTATATTGGGGGCTAGGTTATACTCAACCACAATTGATCTATTATACAGCTGCTGTGCTATTAAGTAGCTTTGCTTATGGCACTGTTGTTTTGGGTATTTTATTCAATTTATCTAAAACGACAAACATCTCTCAAAAAGTCACAGAGCAAACACAAGGTAATTCTGAAACAATTAAACAAGCAGAAAATCAGCAGCTAGAGGTTGAAAAAGTCCCTTATCAACAACCTCATTCAGCAGACTTTCTTGCAGTATTAAGTCATGAACTTCGTACTCCTCTCAATGGAGTAATTGGTTTGACAGGTTTGCTACAAGAGACTTCATTAAATAGAGAGCAGTTCAGTTATGTAGAACAAATTCGTCGTTCAGGTGAAATATTGCTCTTTACCATAAATGACTTGTTAGATCATGCCAAATTGGAAGCTGGCCTGTTAGTGCTAGAACGGGTGAGTTTTGATTTAAAAGCACTGGTTCAGGAAGTGGTTGAGTTTTATCAACGAGCGGCGCAACAAAAGTCCATTGATCTAGTGATGCAATATGGAGAGGAGATTCCTGAAATACTTTCAGGAGATCCTGGCAGAATACGACAGATTCTTTATCACCTGATTGGTAATGCCACTAAATTTACTGAAACTGGCTATGTAATGGTAGAAATCAGTTTACAGCAGCAGGAAACTGATCAAGTTCATATACTACTTGATGTCACAGATACGGGTATGGGTATCCCTGATGATGAGCAAGAGCGCTTATTTAATGCATTTGAATTAGGTGATGCATCGGTAACTAGGGCTTTTCAGGGGTTAGGTTTAGGCCTGACAATTTGTCAACAATTAGTCGCTTTGATGGAAGGGCGTATCTCGTTGTCTAGTGAGCCTGGAGTGGGCTCTACATTTTCTGTGGTATTACCACTGTATACGGATGAACAGGCACATAAACAACCAGTGCCCGAAGTATCGCTCACAGATATAAAAGTTTTGGTGGTTGATGATACCCAGGTAAATCGCTATATTCTTGATCGTTTACTGGTTAAGTGGGGAATGCAATGTGATCTAGCCAGTTCAGCCCGCGAAGCGTTAGAGCGAATTACTCAAGCTGCCCTGGCCAACCAGCCTTATCAATTAGCGCTATTAGATTTTCAAATGCCACTTATGGATGGCTTAAAATTAGGCCGAGGTATTAAACAAGATCCAACCATTGCTGAAACAAAACTGATCATGATCAGCTCTTCAGATGAAACGATTGCTCTTGAACAGTTTGCCAAAGCAGGGTTTGCTGGTTTCTTAGTGAAGCCTGTAAGAGCTCAGGTATTAAAGGACATGATTTGTCGGATATTAGCAACAGACGATGACTCTATAGTAACCAGAGATATGCTTCGAGATAGTGCCATTGTTTATCCTCCATTACTTAATCAGCCTGTCGAAAAGCCGCATTATCGGGTACTGTTAGTAGAAGACAATGCTATTAATCAAATGGTTGCAGTGCGTTTGTTGGCAAAAATGCATTGTGATGTTACCACTGCAGCCAATGCAAAAGAGGCATTACTATTATATAAGGCGCATCCTTATGATTTAGTATTTCTTGATTGCGAATTACCCGATAAAAATGGTTTACAACTAGTAAAAGAGCTAAAGCAAGTTACACCACCGCATCGTCATGTACCAATAATTGCAATGACAGCTAATGCATCAGAATCAGATAAAGCTGACTGTTTTGATGCTGGTATGGATGATTATATTTCTAAACCTATTGATAAAGAAGCTTTAGCCAACTTAATGAATCGTTGGGTGGGCTATAACGCAGGAGTTTCAGAGCCTGAGGATAGAAAGTAATAATAAGCGTATTATTTGGCTCTTTTTGAAAAATAAAGGAATAATTGAAGCTCTTGTTGAAAAAGCTTATAGTTCGCGCAAAGTAATAAAAATGAAGTGAGATAATATTTTGAAAGTTTGTGCTAACTTTTTGTGTTGTTGCTTGGTCTTTAGTGCTCAGGTATTAGCCCAACCAAACCTAAATAATTCGATAGACGATTATATACAGCAGAATTGTTCGATTGATGATTTTGAAATAAGTGGAAAAGTCAACCCGCAACGATATTTAATTGATCAGCAATGCACGATTAATTTAAATCAAATAAACATAGCACCTGTTGGCGTTAAGCATCACTTAGGCAGAATCCCTGATCCATTATATGGTCTTAATAGGCTATCATTAGCTGCTATACCGGTTTCGATTTTACCTGACTTTGGGTCGTTGGCTGATGGGCGGCAGCGGGTAGAATTTACAACTGGTTTTTTTCCTCTTAGTCAATTTTTGTCTAATCAATTATCTATGAAGGCATTGCAGTTTAAGGCTGAAACCAAATCGATGATGGCTGGTCAGTGGCCTACAAGTTCTAACTATCAATATTATCAGTTGCGGTTTAGATTACCTTCAGTATTTAGAGATGAACTAGGGCCATTTTTGCAAGAAAGAAATCAAGCCAGTATTTTAGCTGATGATATGTCTGTTATTATTGCGCAATGGCATGGTACGCCTGATCGATTGAAGTATCGTCATGAAACTGATCAGCCATGGCAATATCAGCAACTTGATGTCAGGGATTATTCTGATAAAGGGGTGGAACAAACACTATCTCAATATCACTCACTTAAACACCAAGGTTATTTATTTGATCAAGGTGGTTTTCCACCAATGGCTTTAAAGATCAAAGATGGTTATCTTGCCCTCATTGCAAACTATTATAGATATCCTATACATGATAGGCGGTTAACCAGATGCCCTAAAATTTCATTATCGGGAGAAGAGTCAGCAACGGTAGGAAAATTTTATATTTGTGATTATAAAGAAAAGCAGTTGAAACCTTATTTCATCACAAACTCAATTAATAATGCTGAAAGCAACATTAATGGTAATTGGGCATCTGGTGTGAGTGTCATTTGGAAGCACCCAATTACACCATCATTATTTGATCGATGGATTACTTTAACGGTTATTGTTAACTGGCCAAACTGGGAAAATGATGATTTTAATAGGTTGAGGCATGGTAGAGTTCAGTTATATAATACCGATACGGGTCAAGAATTGGCAGACTATAATGGGCCAATTGGTAATAATGATGAATGGGCGCCTTACTTTAAATTCGGTATATATAAGTCGAATAAGTCAGCACATTTACCTGTACAGGTAGATTATGATTTATCAGCACTTTATATTTTTTAATTAGAGGTGTCAGCTTTGTAGTTACTTAATTATTCTCAGCGCTTGTATTAAGTCTGGCAGTAGTTGTATATAAGTACCGATATGAGCAATGACACTGGTGGCATCAGGTTTGGTTTGTAAAATATTCTGTTCCACGCGAGTAACTACTTCATGCAGAAACTTTTTTGCTTTGATTTTATTAACACCATATTCAGTGAGTGGTGCAATTAAGGGAGTGGCAGCAAGTAACACAACTGCTCCGCCTATAGCACCACCCACCGATATCCAGGTAGGTACGCCAGCCCATTTTGCCCACAGAGCGCCCCAATACGACTGCTGACTAATATAAAGGCTGGTTGCAGCAGCAGACCCTAAACCCAAAGCGCTACCAAACGCAAGTTTGTCACTAAATGAGCGACCCACCAAACCAAGTGTAAAAAAGATAACCATATCCCGGCTGCCTTCATGGGTTAGCGTTAGGCGACTAAGGGCTTGCTGTAAACGCTGTTGAGCCTGTTCTGGGGTAAACTCATTAATTAGGGTTTGTAGTTCATCCCAGTGATTAGCATCTATATTGGGATGGTTTTTTATATGTTCAATAAGCATCTGTTCAAGCTGAGGCAGAGCAAGCAACTCGTTAATCAAAATCTGGCTGATAGCCATTTCTTTCTGGCTGAGCTTTATCGTGTCATCAACTCGTCGGCCACCTATGCGCCTTGCTAAGTGCCAAGTTGCCCGAGGGATATTGGCTAAATCTCGTGGTATATCTTTACGGTACTGCCAATGTCGGTGCAGCACTTTGCGTAAGGAGGCAAAGTGCTGCTGATAAACAACAGCTACTCGTTGATGGGCCGCTGCGAAATGAACCTTAACTAGTCTCTGCAGCTCCTGTTCCCATTGTTGTGTGGCGGTATCAATATTGATCATCGACATAAGTAGCTAGCTCAAATAAGGGTAACTATAACATTTGTAATGAAAAGGTGAATGTGGCTGATATACTCTTGTTTGGCTGATAAGTAGACAAAATGTAGGGTGGGTAGACTGGTGGAGCAATTATTAATCGGTATGACTAACTCAAGCCAGCTTTATTTTGGGGTTTTGTCATATTGTCTACCAAAGGAAAGGCTTTAAGTTCCACTAATAATAAAGCCTTTTGATTTCATTAGATTTGAGTAGTATGGGAAACTGCTTTTCAAAGACTTTTCGAAATTTGTTACCGTATTAATTACAGGTTTATTAATGTCAATAGAAGTAAAAGCTGACTAACTTAATATTTGTTGGTCAGCTTTTATAAGGCATAAAAATAAATTTGGTAGATTTATATTAGCTAATTTAAGTTTATAGAAGTGCTGCTTACTGAAGGGTAGAGGTGTTGCCAATCTTGTTAGTAAGAATAAATTCTACCTTTCCATCCAAGCCCAAAGCAGCTCTATCAAATGATACTTTTATACCATCAGGAATATGTGCTTCGCAAAAATCAGGTTGCACACGTAGGACGGTTACAGAATGTGGTGAAGCAGTTTTATCGACATTAATAGTAAAACTATTGGCGCTGGTGCAGCCACCTGAAGCAACGTGCAATTCGATGGAGTTTGGTAAAATATCAACCCCCATTAATACTTCTTTGGTACCTTCAGCTGCAACAAAAGGTGAGGTAATAAGTGCACCTGCTAAAGCAGCTATTTTTGTGATTTTCAAAATACTCTCCTTGATTATATTTTGGCGATTACCATTTAATACCTATTGATGTAGGTATAATACTACGTGGATCCTATCGCAGTTTATAGAAATTAACCGTTGTATTCTTTGGCCATTTAAGGCAGGTTGAGCTTTTGGCTCGTACCAAAGTAATACAATAGTTGTGTGCTATATTTTAACAACACTTGGTTGGCTTGGTAAGTTTTTTAATGCTTTTTTGATTGGAGTCAACGTGTGTGTTATAAATTGTTTGACTTCAAGACACTTTTAATAATTATTAATGGTCTATTTGTCATCTTAAAAGTTAGGTGAATTTCTTGTTTCTTTCATGACAATGATTGCATTAATTGGTTTTTCATTATCTATATTCAATGTCATTCTATTTTCAGTGGACTATCTGTTTAAATTATAGAAAATCACTAGCGTATTAGGAGGGGTAATGTTCAACTCAATTTCAGGTCGTTCAGTTGTCGTAACTGGTGGAAGCAGAGGAATTGGTAAAGGGATGGCCAGAGTATTTGCAAAACAAGGTGCAAAAGTACTTATTGTCAGTCGTGGTGAAGAAAGTGCCTGCCAATCTGTTGAAGAAATCAGAGCACAGGGAGGTATAGCTGAATTTTTGCTTGGAGATGTATCCAAGTGGCAAGATGCTCAAAAAATAGCACAAACAGCTAATGAGCTTTTTGGAGGAATTGATGTGTTATGTGCCAACGCTGGTATTTTCCCTCAGGCAAATATTGCTGATATGCTCCCCGAGCATTGGGACCATGTGATGGATACTAACCTGAAAAGTCTGTTTCTTTGTGTAAAAGCAGTACTGCCGTATATGAAAAACCAACAAAAAGGTCGTATCGTTATTACTTCCTCTATTACTGGCCCTATTACGGGTTTCCCTGGCTGGTCACATTATGGTGCTTCTAAAGCCGGTCAACTGGGTTTTCTCCGCACTGCTGCGATAGAGCTTGCCAAGGATAACATCACCATCAACGCTATTATGCCTGGCAACATTTATACTGAAGGGCTGCAGGATCTGGGTGAAGAATATCTAGCTACAATGGCATCCTCTATCCCGCTTAACCGTCTTGGGTGTGTAGAGGATATCGGTAATACCGCTTTGTTCTTTGCTGCTGATGAAGCAGGTTATATCACAGGGCAAACTATAGTCGTGGATGGTGGGCAGACGCTGCCGGAATAATTTTTATTTATTTACTCCTCAAGATTGACAGGTTGAACCTGACTAGCAATAGCATCAACCCTTGATTTTGCTTCAATAAAAACACGTTTTACATTTGGGTAGGTCAGTTTGATTGTTTGATCTATCCTGACGATTATGCGTTCAATATCTGTTGCCTGTAAGTCATTATCAAAATCAATACTAAGGTTGGCTAAAATAAATTCTGGTCCCATTTGCATGGTAACTACTTCATTGATATATGCAACGCCAGACTCTCCACTGGCCAACTGACGTATTCCTCTAACAATATGACCTCTGGCACTTTCACCAATCAGCAAGCTTTTGGTTTCATAAGCTAACCAAATAGCAGTAGTGGCTAAAATAATGCCGATTAATACGGATGCAATTCCATCAAAATAAGGGTTGCCGGTGACTTGTCCTAAAAAAACACTTAGCAAAGCAATTAATAGACCTAAAATAGCGGCAGAGTCTTCGAAGAAGACAACAAATAATGAAGGGTCTTTACCTTTATGTACGGCCTCTAGATAACCCAGTTCGCCTTTGACTTTTTTAAATTCCTTCATGGCTACCCACCAGCAACCCCCTTCAAAAATAATAGCCAGGGTAAGTACTATATAGTTAACAATGGGGTTGGTAATGGGAGCTGGATGTAAAATATGATGAACACCTTCATAAATAGAAATACCTGCCCCTACGGCGAATATTAAAATAGCAACGACAAAACTCCAAAAATAAACCTCCTTGCCGTGACCAAAAGGATATTCTTCACTTGCTGGCTTTTTCGATTGTTTTAATCCATAAAGTAGTAAAACCTGGTTACCGGAATCGACTACTGAGTGAATAGCTTCGGAGAACATGGCAGAGCTGCCAGTAATAGATGAGGCAATAAACTTGGTAATAGCAACTAAACCATTACCAATTAAAGCGGCAACAATGACTTTTTTGGAACCAGATGCCATAGGTATTTATCTCCTAACAGTTAAGCGTTATGGCTATAGATGACGGTACCCCTAAAGAGTATACACTTCGTGGTTCATTTTTGAGTGTAACTTAATTCACACCATCCGTGGTGTTTAAAGAAGATAGCAGTATCTAGAAATCATCTGTGAAGGGTATACACAATTACTGCCGCATACTAATAGCAAGACGATTAAGTGCGTTCATTAAAGAAACGGAAAAGGTTAAGTCGGAGATTTCTTGATCTGAAAAGTGCTCTTTTAAAGGCTCATAAAACTCATCATTCGCGTAGCTTGATTCAATGTGGGTCACCGCCTCAGCCCAGGTCAGGGCGGCTCGTTCCTTGGGGGTATACAAGTCACTTACTTGCCAACCGGCGAGGGAGTCAATTCTATCGTCTGTTTCGCCTGCTTTTCGTAAGGATTGGGCATGCATTTTAAGGCAAAATGAACAACCATTAATTTGCGAAACACGTAAGTACACTAGTTCGATAAGTGGTAAACCAAGAGAGCTATCAGCTAGGCAATCTTTGACTTGTCGGAAGTTACCTAGTGCTTTACTGGATAGCTCATAATAGGGTAGACGCATGGTTTTGCTCCTGTTTGTTATGTAAACATGCCTGGTTCTAATACATAGATAGTACTGTTATTAAAGAAATAGCTCACTGTAAATAAGACACAAGTAGTGTTAGTGGCAAGATAAGAAAGCAGTGCAAGCAATCCCTAACTTTAACTATTAGTAGATACCCGGCTATGACCATAAAAGCTGTTTGGCTGGTTACAGCTTGATGCTAGAATGGCGAGCTTTTGTTGTCAGTAGTGGACCGCTAGGGCTGAGAGGTGTTAATAAGGTGCATATCTGTTTGGTAGCTGCGGTTGCAGCAAATAATGCAATTGGTATAAATAATAAGCTACCTTGGTATTTACCAGGTGATTTGCGTTACTTCAAACGGCTTACGATGGGGAAGCCGATTATCATGGGTCGAAAAACCTTTGAGTCACTAGGTAAGCCATTACCTGGGCGTACCAACATTGTCATTACTCGCAATTCAGCATTTGCGGCTGAGGGCGTTAAGGTGGTACATACTCTTGAAGCTGCAATAGCATTAGCTGAAAGCATAGGGCTAATTGATGGCTGTGAAGAAATGATGGTGATTGGTGGTGCGCAAATTTACGAGCAAGCACTACCAGTAGCAACCCGACTTTACTTGACAAGGGTGCATAAGTCTTTTGAAGGTGATACGTTTTTTCCTGAGTTTGATGATAACCAGTGGCAGCTGACAGCTGAGGAAACTCAAGAAACAGATCATCAACCACCGTTGAAGTATTCCTATCAAATATTGGATCGAGCCGTATTACAGAAGTAAGCCAAGCTAGTTTCAATTTGCGTTACAAATTTTTACATTCATTTAACTTGCTGATTTTTAAGCTTATATTTGATTGACTAAATGGTCGTTTAGTAAAAAAGCAGATTAAATGACCATTCCTACCGCACACTCTGTCAATAAATTTTACGATAACTGGTTATCAGGTTTGCTGTGATCTGATTTGTTCTTTGTTTATAGCGTTTTTAAAGAATGGCATGAATTTTTAATAGCGATGCGCGATATAAAAATAGACAAGGAATTAAATTCATGTCAATAAAAAAACTCATTACTGCGTTAGGTTTTGCGGGAGTGATCCTGTCGTCTCAGGCCCAAGCGTCTTTTGAAATAGATTTATTGAATAAGACTGAAGGGCAAGACCCTGCGATGACGCTGATCAAGAGCATGCTTGCTAATAACAGCGGCATTAACATCATCGAAGGTAGTGCTGAATTTCATGGGCGGCTAGGGGATGGCAGTAATGCCTATTCAGCTCAATCAGGTACTTTCAGAGACCTAGACATGACCCATGCCAGTAATGGCAAGCGTATTAACTTAAATCGGGGGGCCCTTCTTACAACTGGGTCTGCTAATGTACCAAAAGCCAATAGTTTTGAAGACTTTAGCCACTTAAGATCAGGAGCTCCTGCACTGCCTACAGCATCTCATGCTGGGGTAGAAAAAATCCTAAAAAATGCGGGGTTACCGGGGGCTAACCGGGATTATAATTCAGTTAAAGTAAAATTTACTGTGGAGGAAGGAATTAAAGCTATTCAGTCAATGTTTGTATTTGCTACGGAAGAATTTCCTGATCAGGCAGTGACGGATATTTTTACGTTTATTATCGACGGTAAAAACTTTGCTTATTTTCAGGATGGCTCATTAATTTCTTTTTTAACGGGTGCTAATGCCCATAACTTTAATAATAATGAACTAGGCAGTGACAATTTACCGATTGAGTATGATGGTGTTTCTGATGTGCTCACCGTGATTGGTTTGCTAGATGAGGACTTGGATGAGCATACTTTGGAAATCGTTATAGCTGACACAGCTGATACTATTTATGATTCTGTAGCGTTTGTGGGAGATCTTAGGGCTTGTAGACGAAGTGAAAACTGTGAACCTGGGATTGTGCCAGAACCTAATATGATATCACTGATGTTAGGTGGTGTTTTATTAGCTTTAGGTTTTGGCGGACAGACACGTCGGCGACGGATTTATAGCTAACTTGTTATTAGAGATGCCTTTTATAAAAAGTGCTTGTTGGAATTAATCAACAAGCACTTTTTTTTATTGGTAAATAATGAGTAATTAATCCAGTTGATCCAAGTTTCTTACACCACCTTTATCTGCACTAGTAGCCAACGCTGCATAGGCTTTTAAAGCGGTGCTGACACGGCGCTGTCTTGGGTGAATGGGTTTCCAGGCCAGTTTGCCTTTGGCATCCATCGTGCGGCGACGATTAGCCAGCTCTTTATCATCCACTAGTAGTTGAATGCTGCGGTTAGGGATATCGATTTTGATCTTGTCACCATTTTCTACTAAACCAATGGCACCACCTTCCGCCGCTTCTGGAGAGGCATGGCCAATGGATAAACCGGAAGTACCACCGGAAAAACGTCCATCGGTAAGTAAGGCGCATTGTTTGCCCAGTCCTTTAGATTTTAAATAACTGGTAGGGTACAACATTTCTTGCATGCCAGGGCCACCTTTGGGGCCTTCATAGCGTATAATAACCACTTCGCCTGGTTGTACTTCATCTTCTAGAATGCCTCTAACGGCAGCATCCTGACTTTCATAAATGCGAGCAGAGCCTTCAAATACCCAAATACTTTCGTCAACACCTGCCGTTTTTACAATACAGCCATTTTTAGCAATATTGCCGTATAAAACAGCTAGGCCACCTTCGGTGGAAAAGGCATGATCTAAGCTACGAATACAACCGTTTGCCCGGTCATCATCTAATGACGGCCAGCGGGTATTTTGGCTAAATGCTTGTTGGGTAGGAATACCTGCGGGGCCGGCTTTATACAGGGTATGCACTTGCTCATCAGTGGTTTGGGTGATGTCCCACTTAGCGATTGCTTCAGCCATACTGTTGCTATGGACTGTGGGGATATCTGTGTGTAATAACCCGCCACGGGCAAGCTCACCCAAAATACCAAATACACCACCTGCACGATGTACATCTTCCATATGGTATTGATGGGTGGCAGGTGCGACTTTACACAAGTGAGGTATTTTGCGAGAGAGGCGGTCGATGTCTTCCAGGGTAAAATTAACTTCCCCTTCTAGGGCTGCGGCTAATAGGTGCAGAATAGTGTTCGTGGAACCACCCATCGCAATATCCAGCATCATGGCATTTTCAAATGCTTTAAAGCTAGCCACACTTCTTGGCAAAACAGATTCGTCGTCTTGCTCATAATATTGCTTGGTGATTTCAACAATGCGGCGGCCTGCAGTAAGGAACAACTGCTCTCTATCCGCATGGGTGGCTAATAGGCTGCCGTTGCCAGGGAGTGATAACCCCAGTGCTTCCGTTAAACAGTTCATTGAGTTGGCTGTGAACATTCCAGAGCAAGAGCCACAAGTCGGGCAAGCGCTACGCTCGTAAGTGTCGGCATCCTGATCAGATATCGTAGGATCAGCTGCAGCAACCATTGCGTCGACCAAATCCAGCTTTAATTCTTTGCCTGCTAGCTTGGTTTTACCCGCTTCCATTGGGCCACCAGAAACAAAAATAGTAGGGATGTTAAGACGTAGTGACGCCATCAGCATGCCTGGAGTGATTTTATCGCAGTTGGAAATACAAACTAATGCATCAGCACAATGGGCATTACACATATACTCCACTGCATCAGCAATTAGCTCTCGAGAGGGCAAACTATATAGCATGCCATCATGGCCCATGGCGATTCCATCATCGACGGCAATGGTATTAAATTCTTTAGCTACGCCACCAGCCTGCTCAATTTCTCTGGCTACTAGTTGGCCAAGATCTTTTAAATGAACGTGGCCAGGTACAAATTGGGTGAATGAATTGGCAATAGCGATAATAGGCTTTTTAAAGTCATCATCTTTCATCCCAGTAGCACGCCACAGGGCCCTGGCGCCTGCCATATTTCTCCCGTGGGTTGAGGTGCGTGAACGATAAACTGGCATGAGACACTCCTGGATTATTAATCATATTCTTTGGCTGGGTAGTCTACGGAACTGTGGGCTGGTAATAAAGAGTGGATCATCAGGTTGCTGCCAATTTCACTTCCGTAGTTTTTCGGCTTTAAACTGGGGGGCAGCTTAATCATAAAAAAACAATTCATACTGGCTTAAATAGTAATTGTTCTCATTAGAATCGGGGTGCGTCATCTCTCTAGAAGCTAAAACAGCTGAGAGGCTAACTTATAATGTAGTCAGCAACTCGTTAGCTAAATAATTTTGTTTTACTTTCAAACCTGTTTTCGACAGTTAAACTTGCGGAAAATACTTACTGGTTGATCAGATAAAAAGTGGATTGTGGTTCAAAACTTAAACGTTTAAGATGCGATGAAACGTGAGCTTTCAAGCTTGGTATATGGTTCGATTAATACACTTGTTTCAAGTGGGTGTTAATTCTTTTGTCTAATTTATTTAATTAAAAATATTTTATTTAATACCGTTTGCTATTAAAATTGGATTTTTATACAGATAATGTCTTACAACTATGGATGAGTTATTAGGCTTTAGTTTTTTATTAGTTGCTATGTCGCAGTCAATGGCCAGTTTACAAAGTAGTAGTGCTGAAATGGGACTATTTAACCTAGTGGCTATTTTTATGTTGGCTGTCGGTGGTGGTGTGTTATGGTTTGCTCGAACTCACTCTAAATAGATGAGGCAGTGTTATTTGACCCTGCCTCATCTATTTATGCCATTCCTTTCCGGTGTTTTTTCTTTGCTAGACAGAATGTTGAAATAAATTCGCGTTACTGGTTAGTCTAATCTTTAATTAATAAACATGAAGTGATTACTTAACTATATCCTTTAGATTGGCTATAGGAATCACAAGTAGTTTCATTAAATGCATACTAAGAACAATGTCTACACATGTTTTAATCTGTGATGATTCCACAGTTGCACGAAAGCAAATGGCGCGAGCCCTCCCTGAAGAATGGGATGTTGAAGTTTCCTTTGCTAAACATGGCCAAGAAGGAATGGAGGCCCTAGTTAGTGGTAAAGGAGAAGTTTTATTTTTAGACCTCAACATGCCAGTGATGGATGGCTATGAAGTGCTTAGCGAAATTAAGAAGAATAATCTTGATGTAATGACAATAGTCGTATCTGGTGATATTCAAGAAGATGCGCGCAAGCGAGTTTTACAATTAGGTGCAATAGAGTTTATAAAAAAACCAGTTACTTCTGATGACATTGAAGCTATATTAAAGCGCTATGGTTTATATTCAGCCGCTAACGACAGTGCCATTATTCAAACCCATCAAGCCCAAATTCAAGAACTAAATGCCAGTATTGGTGAATTAGATTGCTATCAGGAAATTGCGAATGTGGCTATGGGGCAGGCAGCTGCATTACTAGCAAAATTGTTAAATGTATTTATCTTATTGCCAGTGCCAAAAGTAAATATGTTAGAGGTAACTGAGTTACAAATGGCGCTGCAAACCTCAGAAGGTAATGATACCTTTTCGGCTGTATGCCAGGGGTTTATTGGTTCTGGTATCGCTGGTGAAGCCTTGCTGT
It encodes:
- a CDS encoding choice-of-anchor L domain-containing protein, giving the protein MSIKKLITALGFAGVILSSQAQASFEIDLLNKTEGQDPAMTLIKSMLANNSGINIIEGSAEFHGRLGDGSNAYSAQSGTFRDLDMTHASNGKRINLNRGALLTTGSANVPKANSFEDFSHLRSGAPALPTASHAGVEKILKNAGLPGANRDYNSVKVKFTVEEGIKAIQSMFVFATEEFPDQAVTDIFTFIIDGKNFAYFQDGSLISFLTGANAHNFNNNELGSDNLPIEYDGVSDVLTVIGLLDEDLDEHTLEIVIADTADTIYDSVAFVGDLRACRRSENCEPGIVPEPNMISLMLGGVLLALGFGGQTRRRRIYS
- the ilvD gene encoding dihydroxy-acid dehydratase codes for the protein MPVYRSRTSTHGRNMAGARALWRATGMKDDDFKKPIIAIANSFTQFVPGHVHLKDLGQLVAREIEQAGGVAKEFNTIAVDDGIAMGHDGMLYSLPSRELIADAVEYMCNAHCADALVCISNCDKITPGMLMASLRLNIPTIFVSGGPMEAGKTKLAGKELKLDLVDAMVAAADPTISDQDADTYERSACPTCGSCSGMFTANSMNCLTEALGLSLPGNGSLLATHADREQLFLTAGRRIVEITKQYYEQDDESVLPRSVASFKAFENAMMLDIAMGGSTNTILHLLAAALEGEVNFTLEDIDRLSRKIPHLCKVAPATHQYHMEDVHRAGGVFGILGELARGGLLHTDIPTVHSNSMAEAIAKWDITQTTDEQVHTLYKAGPAGIPTQQAFSQNTRWPSLDDDRANGCIRSLDHAFSTEGGLAVLYGNIAKNGCIVKTAGVDESIWVFEGSARIYESQDAAVRGILEDEVQPGEVVIIRYEGPKGGPGMQEMLYPTSYLKSKGLGKQCALLTDGRFSGGTSGLSIGHASPEAAEGGAIGLVENGDKIKIDIPNRSIQLLVDDKELANRRRTMDAKGKLAWKPIHPRQRRVSTALKAYAALATSADKGGVRNLDQLD
- a CDS encoding response regulator, which produces MSTHVLICDDSTVARKQMARALPEEWDVEVSFAKHGQEGMEALVSGKGEVLFLDLNMPVMDGYEVLSEIKKNNLDVMTIVVSGDIQEDARKRVLQLGAIEFIKKPVTSDDIEAILKRYGLYSAANDSAIIQTHQAQIQELNASIGELDCYQEIANVAMGQAAALLAKLLNVFILLPVPKVNMLEVTELQMALQTSEGNDTFSAVCQGFIGSGIAGEALLLFYDSSFEDMAKLLHYEGKLTETIELELVMEVANILIGACIKGIAEQLDIAFSQGHPIVLGQHVDVSRLLSQGVWQWKQTLAIELCYSIENYNISCDLLLLLTDDSMKALREKISYLLT